Genomic window (Apis cerana isolate GH-2021 linkage group LG1, AcerK_1.0, whole genome shotgun sequence):
ttcctttctAAATCTTTTTGTACCATAGCTATTTGTGATGCTACTACTAGTATTAGTACTTTGagtactactactattactactattactactactactagtactactactactactactactactactactattactactactactactattactactactactactactactagcATCACTGCTGATGGAAGTGTCACTACTATCACTATCgatatcacttttattttttttatgtttatatcgtttttctttcaattttcttttttctgctTTTTTAGTCCTTTTTTCAAGTTGCTGTAATttcctataaatattaacattaattaatcccaattattcttaaattactatgttttaaatattatatgaatatttattaacttacattaataacttctttttttgctttttagaAAGTGTTTTTAGAAATGTAATTTCAGATTGTTCTTCATCATCTGAAACCATAAGATGTTCGTGCTCAGGAACTCTTAAATGTTGCTGAGCATTAAGAGctgatctataataaaattaaatatattaaaataaaaaaatattcattaaaattaaaatcagaaaaaaatttttagatttatttttactttttaagtGCTAATCCATCTTCTCTCATTTGTTGAACTAATGTTAAAGCATCTGGAGTAGATGTAGCTGGTGAATTATTTGCCATTACTACACTCATTGCCTGACTATATAGAGGACAttctttatctataattaaaatatatattattaaataattaattttttatatttaattttattcttttcatattatattatattatttcatattaaccTGTATTTATATGTCCCCATTTATGACATTTGATACAACGGACATTACGTACTTGAATACCAAATGGTTGATCTCTTATTTCACTGTCTCCTTTACAATAACTTTCTCTTGGTGCATTATACTTGCGTTgccattcaaatttatattctggTTCAttgtcttctttttctctctctttttttgctCCAGGTGGTGGttcatacataaaatttacacTAAGTTTATCCTTGCTTTCTTTACTCAATAAAGctctacaaaaaataaaataataaaaaatataaaaaaaaatattttaaaaaaattaaattgaaagaacatgattttacttattattatgaagatcttgttctttttcatattgaaCACGTAATTCctcttgttttttcttataagCTTCTGCTTGTTGTTCAGCCATCCAtaccttaaaaaataatataaaaaatataaatttaattattatataaataacaaatatctaAAACAATAAcctaaaaaattgagaaaacaTACTCGTTTTAAATTGTCTCGAGATGCTgggtgaaaaaattttttgcacatgtaattattaaatccctttcccattttatataattaaataaataatattttaatattcaattaattaacattaatgtttataataaatcaataatgaaataaatgtatacaattcgatcatataattttcactAATACCAAACAGTGTTGTTGAACGAACGGTATGCTACTCCCTCTACAAAAAGTagcaacaaatttttataggaGAAGAATGACGTCGTGTTATCGCCATtactattgttaaattaagCATAGACACATCATGTATATGACAAGATGCAACAGGTGATGTTTAGTTTGAAATGCTGAGATTTCGCCATAGTTGTGGattattaatactaaattaaacatttgcaaatattttaaaatgttttttttataaaaatatatacaatattcatgaaatataaaaaaaacaaacaataaaaaaataaaaatttaatttatatataaataaataatacaattatataaaattataaaaaaataattatataaaaataaataataaattaatttattataaaaatacataataatataatgtaatatatatatatatatatatatatatatatatatatatatataaaatataatataaataatttaaatataagtttaaataatgaaatatgaataaatgaatacaaatatatatattatattataatatatatataaatttataaatttattttttaataattattttgtttgctattatttatatcattctaattaaaaagtaaaatcctagtttttatttttcattttttaaatatattaaaattcaataattctttaataaaaacatatttttatttattttatacatataataatttttgttttaaaattttagtaattaaattttttatacttttatatttattatttctaattctaaattttttgtgttataattgaaaaatatctttctctttatattagaatgtaataatatcaaatattaaataatgaaaagaaaattattatatcagaaatatttttgaaaatcaatttctcttttagattcttaattatattaattttatttacttatgtttaattataacaatttcttttcaatatattaatataatgtaatataatataatataatataatataatataatataatataatataatataatataatgaatttttaatataagattttaatatagatttattaataatatattatataactaataatatattaataatatataatttatatatttaaatatttatatattcatatatttaaatatattataattaataatatattatatattattttgtttacttcaaaccttttttattatatttaaatataaaccattcaaatataaaccatattattttacatacttcaaaatgttaaaataaataaaaacttttatttcaataataatcagaTAAATAGTTCAATTCtgtttcttttacattttttataaaagattaattgatTTCCATTCTAGAGGTTggctttttttcttctgttgcattttcaacaaatttatattataaatttatattatgattaattgaatttttatgtttctcatttatttatcattattagttttttcctgctataataattttattgcatatttttcattttattttatatgagttattgttgtattttttaagctaagatttcaaatttaaatcctccaattaattgtttttttttcttgaaaaaaaagaaggaaatattgttattgctgttatcattattatttataaaataaccatattatatatgataaattttaaacaattttttaaactattatttgaATCTCTATTATTCGTtttgaaattgcaaaatattaaaaagcaataaaattaaaaaaaaaattaacacatTACAAAACTATAAACTGTATTCCGACAAAAATGGCTTGATACTTGGCAAGGTTAGTTCAGAtttctatcaaaattaaacattGTATCACGTGACATATGTCCACATAATCTAATACTAGTAATAAAGATGTGATATCAAATTCTATGTTGGGAGTAGTAGATAAGAAACAAAgttgtgaaaatataaatagttgaCAGTTGATATTGCCAATTTCTTTCCTCTATTACTTAATTTCTCACTATACAAAGTGTAACATCAAACTCTACGcgcgtaataatttttccaatcaaagaaaattaatataatagtagatattgcaattttatgtcaaacattttataatatataggtatattttataaatataatataaatatattattgtcagAAAAGATAATAGCTTATGTATTATTACAGATTGGTAAAAaagtattctataaaaaaaagtaattatcataaaagtaaattatcataatatagtGCTAGATagtattataaacattacagatttttattgtatattgttagaaatatattaattgaacatttttatttattttgacatataaggttatttcaattcaatataaaaattcaagaggaaaaaaaatactaagaTATATCacttgagaaaaatattacataaaattaatcaaatttatttgtgaCAGTGAATTATTTTAGAGTTAATTTGtcctattaaaaatacaatttcaaatgcaatgaaaataaacgagaaaaacATGGTAGCTTTTGCAACTTCGGCAACACCAGTGGATCGTGAAGGCTGGTTATACAAACGTGGTGAATTGAATCGTGGCTATCAAAAAAGATGGTTTGTTCTcaaaggaaatatattattttatttcgatcgacgCGGTGACAAAGAACCAGTTGGTATGATAGTTCTTGAAGGTTGTACTATTGAATTAGCAGAAGATGAGGAACAATTTGgttttcaaattgtatttcatggtccaaataatagaaattatgcTCTTGCAGCAGAATCTCaagtaaagatattttttaattctaaaatattaattattaatcttagaATAATGGACAATGCAcagaatagatatataattaatttttaggaaTCTATGGAGCAATGGATGAAAGCTTTAGCATGTGCAAGCTATGATTATATGAAGTTAATGGTAGCAGATTTACAAAGACAATTGGATGCTGCAGAAGAAGAAACAACAATGGTGGTAGCTCCTTCACAATCTCCTAAAGCTCCACCAAGGCAACGACATAATCCTTTTAATAGATCAGAATTTCATCATCGTTCACAAAGTGTTAGATCTGCCCCTGGAAGAACAGAAAATGTTCCAAGAACAAGGATAACATTCCGTGAATTGCATAATATGTATGGTAGAAGAATTTTAGCTGATTTAAATGAATGGAGACATACAAGGAAAGCTGCTGAAGCTCCCTTGATcagtttttaataatgcattatataaattgtaaatatttaatttaatataagattataaagtagtcgataaaagaaatatattaagttCGTAAATTCATCccatctatatatttaaaaattgtgataaatgaagaaataaaaaattttcattacaacTTTTCACTAATtcccattaaaaaataaaatattatttgattctagatattaatatataatttttaatggtgctatttgatattttattttaagatctcattatatttcttccatCGACTATATgcacattaaatattattggaatgtatcatttatttttataaaccaaaatatttacaatcaatatacaacaaaatataattataaattttaatcattattagaatattacaaattattgctAAATTATCTCAAATAGAAACTGTGCCTGTAAAATACAATACAttcattattgttaaattaaattacattgaaaactaactcatatattataacatgatTCACACAATTCTGAattgtaaaatgaattaaaattatattgaaacaataattcctagacatcataaataaatatcatatatctgacaaaagatattatttacaacactatttaaaatatcaaatttgaattaaaaaaaggaatttggacaatttggatgaaaaatcaaagtaaattaataataatttgaaataaaaaataaaagataaagaaataataaaataagaaataataaataataaaattttaaataattaaaaattatataaaaaacagcattgatttaataaaaaaaatacttaacattgcatcaacaattttcttattagatattttattagaataaatattgacattttgcatatttgtgtaaataatatattcaagtacaaatttaaaagattatttaaatttaaagacacctttttttttcacatcacCTGGTAGATGTCTAGCACCTAGTAAGAGTCGAGCTTTATCTTCTTCTTGTGGAGCAGATTCTTCTTGCGGGCCTCGTGgcttaatttgcaatttttgtttaatagcTTGACTTAATATTACACGTCTAGAATCACTTTTCATAGCTAAAAGAAGGTCAAGCCATGTCCAAGTAACATTATGATATTCTAATGTTGGTATTACCAAAGCAAAATCACGAACatcttccaaatttttttctttatttccctGTGTATAAGAGATtatgtatgatatataaacatataaaaaaaaaataattttgataatttctaattctgattacttcaaaaaatagaaatataatgatttatttataaaattttaatgcaaatacCTTGTAAGAAACACGAACGGGTACTTcaggtattttaatatatataaataatttatttttgtccgctcgttctttcattttttctacaTCATCTCTTCTTTCGATTGGAACATAAAAAGAGGAATCTCGTTGTGGTGCTGGTGGTTCTTCTATTCCTTCTGGATCTCTTTCAGGAAAACAGAATTTGAGCATCGtattgaaaaacttttttgttaatcctaataataaaagatttgattaatttttagaaaaagatatatttcttttttgtgaaagaataaaaaaaatatagaaaaatatatataaataaatatatataaaaatagaaaaatatatataataataaatacctaTTGTTAATGGGACaacattgatttcaaaatgttCTTTTACAGATATTCCAGCAACTGGTGCTTTTTCTCTACAGAAAACGCGAAGAGCTCTTTGTCTATCGACAGGCATATTACTTTGTAATTCTGTCGGTGTCAACACTTCCGTGTAAATTTGATTTGGTAGTAAATTAGTCATCCTAACATATCCTAATTCAAGAAGATGTTCAACTGAATCATCAGTTTTACTTGTTTtagtatataagaaattagttAATATAAGGTCAGCAATTCCCAATTGTCCATCTGCATCAGTTAATCTCCATTGAGCATGTTTGAAGCATATTTCTGCTACTCTTGCGACTGCTGCTGGTTTATCTTTCAATGTAGTAGAAGCTGTAGTTGGAGTAGTTGTTTCTTTATAACAACTTAACATAACATCAAGTTCTTCCGCTTTTGCTCCAAGTTGTTCCTTACATTCGAAAACTCTAATTTCCAATCGTTCCATTTCTGCTAATAATTCGGGACTAGATTCCTCTGCTAATGCCTTTTGTACTAAATAAGTCTCACGTTCCAATCTCCTTAATTTTGCCACTAAACCACGTACAGTATTTTGTAATTGTTGAATTGGCCGTTTTTGATCTTCGACCGAGTGTAACTGCAATTGAAATCTCATTCTTTGCAAACGTTCCGACGCTTCTTTTCTCCTTGGTTCGACATATAAAAGCAAATTGTTAACGATATCTAAAATCATAGCATACTGCAACGAATTCGTACAGACATCTAAATCATGATGCATCAATGTAAATGCATCAGCTGCTAAaagttcttttctttcccatGGACTAACTTCTTCTCTAGGTGGTGGTGGAATTTGATCGACAGAGCCGACATCCAAAGCTTGTCCATAACCAACATAAAAGAATTCACATTTACATCTCGAGACAATACGTTGTAGCTGATGTTGAGGCCCACCGCCACCGCCAACTGTTTGACTTACTACGCCACCGACACTTTGTCCTGAACCAACTAGCGCTGGTACATCTGGTAAGCCAGCTATTACAGTTGAATCTTTTTCCTAGTTTAATATACAaactttatcgaaaattttacttacaatttatttacaatttaattaattttacaatttatttttttattaacttactTGTATATTGTCTAATGTCAACcacattatattatcatcgatattttcatcgatattgGCACTAACAGTTGCATAATATTGCATACATTCTAATGATCCAACCCAGGTTGTTTTTGATACTAAAGTTCTTTCTTTCCATACAGGTTGATGTattctttgtaatatttcCGCTTTTGCCGCAGATAAAATTACATAGCCTCGTGTTTCAATACCTTTCAATAATACTTGACTATTCACTAAagcaactaaaaaaaaaaaacaagtttttcttttttcttatctatatatatatgaatatatagccaataaaaaaatatttaaatcctacattacaataaatttcattttattgaaaattctgattttattgaaaatttctatatatagatatacaaaataatatagaacataaaataaaattctttataatgtaagattcgaatatttgtatgtatattaaaattatatgaaagcgattaataataaaatgcatacacttatacacatttatatattataaatatatatatactttaagtTCATACATACTTAGCCAATTTTTATGAAGAACATCATCTTGATGACAAGCTGCTAGTCCACGCAATTGTTGACCTCTCGTTTGTACTGATAGATCATCGCTAAATGCAACTGGTTTATTTGCAGCTTCGGCTATTAATCTCTGTAACATACCAACAGCTTCTCCCTGTTGTGGTTTTGTTGCAGACGATGTGTTCACTTGAGTTGCTACATTTTGTACTTCAATCGATCTTGTTCGATTCTTATGCGGTGTTGATGAACTCTCCCTGTGAAACCCTTTCAAAGCTGCAgtagaaagatttttcttgAGTTGCtgagtttttataaaagaatcaaaGAGTGCAAATGCCACATCTCTATTCGTTTTCGTCCAAGCTCCTTTCAAATCGTGTACAACAAGTCTGTGTGTAGGAGTATCCCCTCCAGTGACTCCAGTCACCATTGCTTCTCTACCATAACTGACACGGGCAACGCTTAAacaataacatttttcaacCGGTTGTCGAAGAGAAGCGCTTTCTTTGTCCTCATGAAGAGCACTTTTTAACCAAATTTCTGCATCGCTAAGTTCACAGTTCATGTATACTACTGACCATTCAGCTCTTGGTCGATGTATTAGTCCATCATCAATCGGATGCAATGACAAATTATGCTCACAACTACATACTACTCTTCCGCCAGTTACTTCGAATCCGCGTTGCATGGCAAATGACATCCAATAGCTAACATGAAATTGATGGAAAGCTAAAGTTAATCGAACTTTCCTATAATGTCTGCTCAATTGTTTCTTTCTAGgtctaatattcttaaaaagtgGTCCTTTTCTGGTTGGTCTCGTTGCTCcagacaaaataaattttagattttcgaACCATCTAAGAGTGCTACCATATAGTAAGGCAGTTGGTGCGCTCGCCAATGCCGGAGATCCAGTTGGTTTCGTTTCGAGTGAAAGactaacatttaaattttgtgaaCGAAACGCTCTAAATGAATCGTGTTCTTGATTACTCGAATATTCTGGTAATCTATCTGGAGCACAAGGTATCGCAGCATGATGGTCTCTAGGA
Coding sequences:
- the LOC108001966 gene encoding corepressor interacting with RBPJ 1, with protein sequence MGKGFNNYMCKKFFHPASRDNLKRVWMAEQQAEAYKKKQEELRVQYEKEQDLHNNKALLSKESKDKLSVNFMYEPPPGAKKEREKEDNEPEYKFEWQRKYNAPRESYCKGDSEIRDQPFGIQVRNVRCIKCHKWGHINTDKECPLYSQAMSVVMANNSPATSTPDALTLVQQMREDGLALKKSALNAQQHLRVPEHEHLMVSDDEEQSEITFLKTLSKKQKKKLLMKLQQLEKRTKKAEKRKLKEKRYKHKKNKSDIDSDSSDTSISSDASSSSSSSNSSSSSNSSSSSSSSSSTSSSSNSSNSSSTQSTNTSSSITNSYGTKRFRKEQKKEKKNSISNGNSINYQEKKEENKTDSRKKRNRFKHEKKSKHKKSHENDKKESKHKEFNNHKKKELVKFTGKETNENQNRKKIKRY
- the LOC107997422 gene encoding sesquipedalian-1-like: MKINEKNMVAFATSATPVDREGWLYKRGELNRGYQKRWFVLKGNILFYFDRRGDKEPVGMIVLEGCTIELAEDEEQFGFQIVFHGPNNRNYALAAESQESMEQWMKALACASYDYMKLMVADLQRQLDAAEEETTMVVAPSQSPKAPPRQRHNPFNRSEFHHRSQSVRSAPGRTENVPRTRITFRELHNMYGRRILADLNEWRHTRKAAEAPLISF